The DNA region TAGAAAACCCGCCCTCTGGCCCGATCAGGATCACTATGTCCCGGGCATGAGAACACCCCTTGACAACGTCGCGGATGCCCCTCGATCTCTCCAGCTCCCAGGGCATCAGCACAAGCCGACTACCGGGAGCACCTTCTCCCGACCCTGACATGGAAGCCGTCCGCCTGACGGCGTCTAGGAAGCTCTCTATGGCGAGGACGTCCGGCACGCGCTGCCTCCCGGACTGCCGTGAGGCCTCGCGAGCGATCCGCCTCCACCTCTCCAACCGCTTCGCGGCTCCCGCCTGGTCCGGCCGAGCCACTGTGCGCTCCGTGACCACCGGGACGAAGCGGCTGACCCCGATCTCAGTGTTCTTCCTGACGACTTCGTCCATCTTGTCCCCTTTGGGCAGCCCCTGGACGATGGTAATGAATACAGAGGGCTCGCGGCATACGTCGCTGCCCTCTGCCAAGACCACCAACACCTCATCGGCCCGGGCCGCCGCGATAAGCCCGCGGTGCTCGATCCCGGCCCCGTCAACAGCAGCGATCTCATCGCCGGGCCCGAGTCTCAGGACGCGGAGAATGTGGCGGGCGTCCTGGCCTGTTATTGCAACCGTGGATCCGGGTACGGCGACCCCCGGCACGAAGAACCTCGGACGTTCTCGGTCACGCATGGCGCTCCCAGGCGTCGCGGACCTTCTGGAAGAAGCCTCTTGGTTCGTCATCGGCTCTATTGCCGCCGCGCAGTTTGGAAAGCTCGCGGATGAGCTCTTTCTCTTTCTCCGTGAGCCTCGTGGGAGTCACCACCCTCACCCTCACGTATTGGTCCCCGCGTGAACCGCCGCGCACGTCCGGAATACCCTTCCCCCGCAAGCGGAAGGCCGTGCCGGTCTGAGTCCCTTCAGGGACGCGGAGCGTGGCCCTGCCTTCGAGCGCGGGAACCTCCACCTCGTCACCGAGAGCTGCTTGCCAGATGCTTATGGGTATCTCGCACACTATGTCGTTGCCGTCTCGCTGGAATACCTCATGAGGCCTCACGGTTATGAACACGAACAGGTCGCCTGGCGGCCCGCCCCGTAGACCCGCTTCTCCCTCGCCTGCCACCCGCACGCGCATCCCGGAGTCGACCCCTGCGGGGACTTTCACCCTTATCTTCTTGCGCTTGCGTACCCTGCCGCGTCCCTGGCACGCCGAGCACGGCGAATCGATCACCCTGCCTTCGCCTCCACACCGAGGGCACGTCGTGATGCTCGTGAACCTTCCGAACGCGGTGGTCCGCACCTGGGCTGTCTGGCCCCGGCCTCCACACACCGGACACGTGATGGGCGAGGTCCCGGGTTTGGCGCCGGTGCCGCCGCAAGTCGGGCAAGCCTCCAGCCGCACCACCTCGATGTCCCTCTCCAGACCGAAGGCGGCCTCCTCCAGGGAGATCTCGAGATCATATCGGAGGTCGGCACCTCTCTCCGGACCCGGTCTTGCGGCCCTCTGTGCGCCGAAACCGCCTCCGAAGAACATGTCGAAGATGCTGTCGAACGAGGTGCCGAAGTCTCCGAAATCCCAACCGCCCATGCCTCCACCCGGTCCTGCGCCTGCCCCATCCGCGGCATGGCCGAACTGGTCGTACTGACGGCGCTTTTCGGGGTCGGAGAGCACCTCGTACGCCTCGTTGATCTCCTTGAACTTCTCCTCAGCGGACGGATCCTCTTTGTTCATGTCTGGGTGGTACTTCCTCGCAAGCTTCCGGAAGGCCTTCTTGATCTCCTCCTGGCTTGCGTTCCTGTCCACACCCAAGACTTCATAGTAATCGCGCTTTGCCAACTTTCACACCCCTGAGCATGCGGCAACCGGGCCGCAAGATGGGGGCCTACTCGTCCTTGACCTCTTTGTACTCGGCGTCGATCACGTCATCTCGCCCGCCAGACTTTGCCCGTGAAGACCCTTCGGGACCGCCGCTCGCCGCCCCCGTCGTGTCCCGGCCGCCAGCGCCGTCGCCTGCGGAGCCCGTCCCCGCCTGGGCACGGCTGTACATGGTGGTCGTCACTTCGTGGAGCGCTGCGAGAAGCTCATCCTTGCGTGCCTTGATGGCGGCGATGTCCTTTCCCGCCAGAGCGGAACGCAGGTCTTCTTTCGCCCTCTCGACCTTGCTCGCCTGATCGGCCGAGATCTTGTCCTTGTGCTCCTTGAGAGTCTTCTCACACGTGTATACGAGCGAGTCGGCCTCGTTCCGGAGCTCCGCCTCTTCGCGCCTGCGCTTGTCTTCCTCGGCGTGCGACTCCGCCTCCTTGACCATCCGCTCGATGTCCTCGCGCGACACGCCGCTGGAAGAAGTGATGGTGATTTTCTGCTCCCTGCCCGTTCCCAGATCCTTGGCTGACACGTGGACGATGCCGTTCACGTCTATGTCGAAAGCCACCTCGATCTGTGGAACCCCTCGAGGCGCGGGAGGTATCCCCGTGAGCTGGAACTTGCCAAGGGACACGTTGTCGGCCGCCATGGGTCGCTCGCCCTGCAGCACGTTGATCTCCACGGTGGTCTGGTTGTCGGCCGCGGTCGAGAATATCTGTTTCTTGGTTGTTGGTATGGTGGTGTTGCGCTCGATCAGCTTCGTGAACACTCCTCCGAGCGTCTCGATGCCGAGGGAGAGCGGGGTGACGTCCAGGAGCAGCACGTCGTGCACTTCGCCCGCCAACACGCCCGCCTGAATGGCCGCCCCCAGCGCCACGACCTCATCGGGGTTCACGCCCTTGTGAGGCTCCTTGCCGATGAGCTCCTTGATCGCCCTCTGAACCGCCGGCATTCTGGTCTGGCCGCCAACGAGGATGACCTTGTCAATGTCTTTCGGCTCGAGCCCCGCGTCCGCAAGAGCCCTCCGGGTCGGACCGAGAGTCTTCTCGACAAGGTCCTGCGTTAGCTCCTCGAGTTTTGCCCTGGTTAGCGTCATGTCGAGGTGGAGAGGCTGGCCGCTCGCGTCGGCCGCAATGAACGGCAGGTTGATACTGGCGGTTAGAAGACCCGACAGCTCTATCTTGGCCTTCTCTGCCGCCTCCGTGAGCCGCTGGAGGGCTACCCTGTCCTTGCGGAGATCGAGACCGTGTTGCTTCATGAACTCGTCGGCCACGTAGTCCACGATCTTCCTGTCGAAGTCGTCCCCACCAAGAAGGTTGTTCCCCGAGGTGGCCTTCACTTCGAACACGCCATCCCCAAGCTCCAGAATGGATACGTCGAACGTGCCGCCGCCCAGGTCGAACACAAGGATCGTGTGGTCCTGGCCTTTGTCGAGCCCGTACGCCAGTGCGGCCGCGGTGGGCTCGTTGATGATCCGAAGGACCTCAAGACCCGCGATTCTCCCGGCATCCTTAGTCGCTTGGCGTTGAGCGTCCGTGAAGTACGCAGGCACTGTTATGACGGCTTTCTCGATCCTCTCTCCGAGGTACGCCTCGGCGTCCTCCTTGAGCTTACGGAGGATCATCGCGGATACCTCTTGAGGGGTGTACTCTTTGTCGTCTATCTTCACCCTGTAGGTCGTGCCCATCTTCCTCTTGATAGACAGGATGGTCCTCTCAGGATTGACGACGGCCTGTCTCTTGGCCACCTGGCCAACCATCCTCTCCCCTGTCTTGGAAAAGGCCACAGCCGAGGGAGTGAGCCTCGAACCTTCAGCGTTCGGGATCACCTTGGCCTCGCCGCCCTCCATCACGGCGATGACTGAGTTGGTGGTTCCGAGGTCTATTCCTACCACTCGTGACATCGTCTTACCCCCTCATCCGCGCACTATCTCGCAGTATTCAAACACACTCCAGCCATGAAGCGCTGCCTCGCGCAAAGCCCACCCCTTTCCGGCATGCCCTGCAGTCGCGTCTCATGCGCTTCCGCAGGCACGGCCGGTCGAGCCGCCTAGGCCCGTTCGCCTTTCGCGTCGTCGTCATCTCCGCCCGCTACGCGAGCGTCCCGTCCTTCGCCCGCCTGTCCGGCGTCTCCCGCCTGGCCATCGCCCTCGGCCGGACCCGTCCCGATCTCGGCCGCGGCGCCTTCTTGACCCTCCAGGGCGGGGCGGCACGCAACCGTGACAAGCGCCGGTCTCACGACCCGACGCTCTGACGCGTATCCCCGCTGAATCTCCTCGAGGACTGTGCCCTCTTCGGCCTCAACGGTAGCCACCCTCAAGACCGCCTCGTGCCTCATGGGGTCAAACTGCTCCCCCGCAGCAGGAATCGGCCTTATGCCCTGCCTGCTGAGAAACTCCAGAAACTTGCCCATGACTAGGTCCAGCCCTTGCGCTATGCTTTGGTCAGCCGCGCTGGTCTTAGCGTGTTTCACTGCCCGCTCCAGGCTATCGAGAGCGGGAAGCATGTCTCTCACCACGGACTCCACGACCGCGTCGCGGAGATCCGCCTGCTCCCGCGCGACACGCTTCTTGAAGTTCTCCAGGTCGGCCTGGGCCCGTTGCCAGCCCGCAAGGAACTTCTCTTTGAGCGCCGTCTCCTGTCGAAGCAAGTCCTCGAGGGCAGCCCCGTTCTCTCCCGTGTCGCACCCTCTCGCGGCTTCCTCCCCGCCTGTCGCGTCGTCGGGCTTGCGGCCCTCCGTCTCAAACGGCTCCCCGATCACATCCCCGCCTCCTTCGCCTCACCCGACTGATCCTCTCTCTTTTTTACTATCCTGTCAATCCTGAGCACGGCCTCTCCTACTTCGGCCGCTGCTCTCAAGGCGTTGAGCTTCACTTGAGCAGGGTCGACCACCCCGAGGGACAACATGTCTGCTACTGCGCCTGTATCGCAGTCTACTGCGAGGCTGTCGTTCCCACTCGCCGCCTGAGCCGTTATGGCCTCCTCGACTTTCTCGAGGGGGTTGTACCCCGCGTTTTGTACGATTTGAGCGAGGGGGCGTTTCAGCGCAGCCAACACACAATCCACTCCGTAGGCTGCCATGCCTTTCACCTCTCGCCTAACGGAGGCAAGAGACCTCGCCGCAGCGATCTCGGCAGCTCCGCCACCGGGGACGATCCCACCTCTTACCGCCGCCTGAACCGCGCACACGGCATCATGGGCTATCCGCTCACGCTCCTCCACTACGTCACTCGTGGAGGCACCCACGACCATCGTGGCCATCGGCCTCCCACGACCCCCGACTATTCTGACCTCCGAGACCCTCTCGTCCTCGAAGACTCTCTCTGCCGCCCCTAGGACCCTCTCCATCTCGCTTGAGGACCGGGCGATCCACGAGCGCTTCACCAGGCGAGCGCCTGTGTGCTCCGCAGCCCTTCGCAGGTCCCGCCACGACATCCGCGTGACGACGACGACTCCCGCGTCCACGAGCATGTCCTCTGCGATGTCGGCAAGGCCGCCACTTACGAGGATGACGTTGATTCCGCACTCTACGAGCTGCCTCAGATTGCGTTCGAACCCCTCTTTCAGGGAGAAGTGCTTCTCGATCCCCCGTTCTGTGGCGAGGGCGCCCTCATCTACCCGCTCCGGCTCGAGCGCGTCGTCCAGCGCAAGGATCCTGGCCGGAGCCACGCTTGCGGGCATGTGTCTGCTGTGCCTCGCCTTCCTGACGATCACACCCCTGAACACTTCGCTCCTCGCTCCCTCCTCCGCGACTATTGCGTCACGAAGGTTGAACGCCGGGTCAAGGAGGTTATCCAACCCAACCACCTTGGCGGCTTCCACGGCCAGCGCAGCTATGTCCTCATGACCTCTGCCTGCGGTGTTCGCCACGCGTACCAGCCAAGGATCGCAAAGCCCCTGAATCGGTCGGGCGGAACGCTCCAGCGCCTCAATGGCGGCCCTCGCCCCGATCCTCACGCCCTCAATCAGACGCGGCACCGGGACGCCGTCGGCCACCATGTCAAGCCCGGCCTGCACGAGGGCGCTAGCCATGATCGTGGCGGTGGTCGTGCCGTCGCCTATCTCTTCATGCTGAGCCCGGGCGATGTTGATGAGCATCCTCGCGGCGGGATGGGTGGCCTCCATGCGCTCGAGTATGGTCCACCCATCGTTGGTCACGACCACGTCCCCCAGTCTATCAACGAGCATGGTGTCGAGGCCTTTGGGACCGATCGTTCCCTCGACCGCCGACGCAACCGCTCGAAGCGCGGAAGCATTCGAGAGGAGAGCAGCTATCCTCTCATTCCCGCCGGTGTCGTTCGTCGTGCGCTGTTCGCTCAAGAGAACCCCTCTTTCCCTGAAAGAGTTTCATGGGGCTAAGCTAGCCTTAACCCCATGCGTCGAAGGCCACTGATGGCACTCGGCACCCACCTGGATACGTCACATGACGAGGATTCTCGTGAGGACATCCCCAAGGTTCTCCGCGACGAACTCGACCAGCGCCACCACCCGCGAGTAGTGCATGCGGGTCGGGCCGACGACCCCGAGCGCGCCCATGGGGATGCCCCGGACTTCGTATGGCGCGCTCACCATGCTGCATGAATTCATGCTTGGATGCCCCGCCTCTCGGCCGATGGTGACCGTTACACCCGTGGCCCCCACAGCGCCGGAGAGAAGTCCGTGGAGAGCCTCTTCTTCCGCGAGGAACTCCAGCACGGTCCTGGCCTTCGAGACGTCCTGAAACTCGGGCTGTTCGAGGAGGTTCACCTGGCCATCGGCGTATACCTGTTCCTCACGATTGTCTTCGAGGGACTGAGCGATTGCCTCCATCGTGGCGTCGATGAAGCTGTTGTACTCATCGAGCTCCGCTTTGATCTCGCGCAGGAGCGATGTTCCGATACGGGAGAGCGGAAGGTTCACCAGCCGCGAATTCAGGAACTCAGCGATGCGAGCGAGTTGGGCGCCGGTCAGAGGATGCCCCGTGGCGATGAGATGTGTACGCACGAACCCTGGGTCAGTGACCAGCACGACCAGGACGTTTCGCGTGTCCACCGGAAGAATCTCGATGCGTCTGAACACCCCGGCCTTCGAGATCGGGGACAGCACGAAGGCGGCGTACCTGGATAGATGCGCCAAAATCCTCGCCGTCTCCTCTATGATGAGGTTGATCTCTCGGCGCTTTTCGGCCAGAGCCCGCCTGATGCGCCCCCTCTCCTCTTCAGACACGGGCCTCTGCTTCATGATGAAGTCAACGTAGAAACGGTATCCCTTCTCGGAGGGGATGCGCCCCGAGGAGGTGTGGGGCTGTTCAAGGTAGCCCGACTCCTCCAGGTCCGCCATCTCGTTTCTGATGGTGGCGGGGCTTACGCCCAGGTTGTATCTACGGGCGATCGTGCGGGACCCCACCGGTTCCGCAGTATGGATGTAATCGTCGGTGACTGCTTCCAGTATCCGCCTCTTTCTGGCGTCCATGACATGCTGGAAGCTCATCAGGTTTCCTCCTTATGTCAGCCTTCGCATTAGCACTCGCACCACCTGAGTGCTAAGCCCTCGCGATAAAGATATCACCCTATTTCGCCCTTTGTCAAGCGAGTTTTCTGCCCCGGTGGCATCGTTGACGAGCTCGCGCTCCTCCAGACCGCGGCGCCCTTGACCTCAGTGGTCCACGTTTGTCGTGGCATCGCCCCATCTCACCGCGGCGGACGTCGCGCTTCCGACGCGATTCTATAGCTCCTGTCTCACTTCCGCAGCCTGTCCCCGATAGCAGACCGACGCTAGAGGGCACGCAGAAAGAACGCCGTCAAGCCTAGGATCGCGAGCACCTGGGTGAGAACGCCCCATGGGGGCGCGAGGCGTCCGTGCCTAATCACCCCGCTGTGACTGGGAAACACGAGCCGGAGCCGTCCGTGCGGAGTGTACGCTCCGGGGAACACAAACGCCGCGGCGACCTCCAGATCCGGCAGCACGGCCCCCAAGCCGCCCGCTGTCGCGCGCACGTCCGCGCCCGCAGCCAGAAGGCCGAGGGCTACAAGGAGCGAGCAGGCGACGTCGAGCGCACCCTGAACCGCGCGGCTGTAGTCCGAGTGAGGCACATAATCCAGCACGGCATGGCTCACCAGCCCTGCCGCCGCCGCGAGAACAGGGCTTGGCGTGGCCACCCCGATGATAGCGCCCGCTATGAAATGCGTTGTGCAATACACCCCTCCACTCTCCTCCTTTGAGCGGAATCAGCCCGCGGACCCCTGCGACTCCCTCTGTTCACCAATGGGCGTCGCGATGACCCGTTCGCCGCGCGAGACTCCGTCCCCTTCAGCGTCCGGTGCACTCGAGGGCACAACCGGACTCGAGAGCACAACGCGGTCCCCGCCGGAGCTAGAGGGGTCGCCCAGGCGGCCAAGCCACCCGCCAAAGCGCGTGAGAACCCGTAGCGTCGCTCGAGTAGTGCGCCTTGTGGCTGAAGCCAGCCACCTGGCGCACTCGCTCGCCGCGAGGAATGCACGGAGTCGGGCTCGCCGCGCGAAGGCAAGCTCATCCTCGATGTCGAGACGGCAGGACTTGCCAAGCAGGAAGACGACGTATGCATGACCGTCATTCTCGCGCTCAACGCCAACGCACGGCGCAGGCATGTCCACGCCACGGAGGTCGGCCTCGGCCCGCTGCGCAAGGTTGAGTCCGAGGGCGACGAGCACGCCGAAAAGGCAGACGAATGCGGCCCAGCTCGCTGTCGCAACGCCGGGGATCCGCCTCATCTCTGGATGTCCTCCAGCACGCAGGCGACCACGTCCGCAAGGAGGGTCGCCGCGCGCTCCGCTTCCTGTCTAGTGTTCTGCTCGCACCCGATCTCGAGGATGACTGCCCTGCTGTGGACGTGCTGGTTCCACCTGGCGTCGTCCCGCACGTTGATCCCCCTTGAAAGTCCTGGGTACATCTCATCCATTTTCGCGTTGAGATAATACGCAAACGCCAGGTTTTCGCGCCAATTCGGGTGGGGGAGTCCGAAGCGGTCCGTCGTGACCACTATGAACACTCTTGCGGCTTTCTGGCCGTCTATCTCCACTGTGGGCGACGCCGAGATCCCTGCGGTTCCGGCATCCCGGTGAACGTCGAATACCATCTCTATCGTGGGGTGTTCCTTCAGCACGGAGGAAACCGTCTCATGGGAGTTGATGTACGCCTCCCTCCACACCGGGTAGTCGTGGATCTTCCGCGAGTGGAGCACTGGGATGCCGTACTTCTCCGAAAGCGCCTTGGCGAGCTCCGCGCCCACAGAGATCACGCCTTCCTCGCTTCCCCACACGTGATCCGCTCCAGAAGTGAGCCTATATGCTTCCGAACTATGTGAGTGGTAGATGAACACCAGGGGCTTACTGCCCCATCCCCGCGTCTGGGCTCGCAGCCGCGTAGAGCCGCTTTGGTCCGACGGCAGCGGACGCGGAATCACGACGGCCGGCGGCGCAGGTTCTCGTTGCGGCAATGGCGCCTCGACCCCTCCCGGCGGATCCTCCGGCGTGGTCCCCTCATCTAGACGGCCGGGCTGTTCCCCGGCAGACGACTGTGTGGGGCTGACTGAGCCTCCCGTGGGCTCGCTCGTCGCAGTGCTCGCTGAGGGCCTCGCTGCAGGGAGGTACCCGGGAATGCCGACGGAAAGAAACGTCCTTGGGTCCTCGAGGTCCGCCGCGGAGAGCGTCAGCAACAGGGAGAGGAGGCGTGCAGGCATGGGTCCCGAAGACGTTCTCGTTTCTGTCATCCGGACCCGCGCGAACATGGGAATGGCGGTCTCAACGAGCCCGTAGGGAGCCATGAAGTCAACCGCGGCCCGGGCCTCTCGAACAAGCCTTCGCTCGCCTTCCACCAGGAATCCGCTGAAAGCAGGGAGGATCCCTCCACGCCGCGAGCCAGTCCGGACCTCCAAGAGACCGGCCACACCCATGCCGAGGCCCACGAGGAGGACGGCCAAATAGACAAGCGCGGGCCCCCACGGGTTCCTG from Bacillota bacterium includes:
- a CDS encoding 16S rRNA (uracil(1498)-N(3))-methyltransferase, encoding MRDRERPRFFVPGVAVPGSTVAITGQDARHILRVLRLGPGDEIAAVDGAGIEHRGLIAAARADEVLVVLAEGSDVCREPSVFITIVQGLPKGDKMDEVVRKNTEIGVSRFVPVVTERTVARPDQAGAAKRLERWRRIAREASRQSGRQRVPDVLAIESFLDAVRRTASMSGSGEGAPGSRLVLMPWELERSRGIRDVVKGCSHARDIVILIGPEGGFSREEVAQAVELGAVTCGLGPRILRTETAGLVVASIVLYEAGEMG
- the dnaJ gene encoding molecular chaperone DnaJ, with protein sequence MAKRDYYEVLGVDRNASQEEIKKAFRKLARKYHPDMNKEDPSAEEKFKEINEAYEVLSDPEKRRQYDQFGHAADGAGAGPGGGMGGWDFGDFGTSFDSIFDMFFGGGFGAQRAARPGPERGADLRYDLEISLEEAAFGLERDIEVVRLEACPTCGGTGAKPGTSPITCPVCGGRGQTAQVRTTAFGRFTSITTCPRCGGEGRVIDSPCSACQGRGRVRKRKKIRVKVPAGVDSGMRVRVAGEGEAGLRGGPPGDLFVFITVRPHEVFQRDGNDIVCEIPISIWQAALGDEVEVPALEGRATLRVPEGTQTGTAFRLRGKGIPDVRGGSRGDQYVRVRVVTPTRLTEKEKELIRELSKLRGGNRADDEPRGFFQKVRDAWERHA
- the dnaK gene encoding molecular chaperone DnaK, with the protein product MSRVVGIDLGTTNSVIAVMEGGEAKVIPNAEGSRLTPSAVAFSKTGERMVGQVAKRQAVVNPERTILSIKRKMGTTYRVKIDDKEYTPQEVSAMILRKLKEDAEAYLGERIEKAVITVPAYFTDAQRQATKDAGRIAGLEVLRIINEPTAAALAYGLDKGQDHTILVFDLGGGTFDVSILELGDGVFEVKATSGNNLLGGDDFDRKIVDYVADEFMKQHGLDLRKDRVALQRLTEAAEKAKIELSGLLTASINLPFIAADASGQPLHLDMTLTRAKLEELTQDLVEKTLGPTRRALADAGLEPKDIDKVILVGGQTRMPAVQRAIKELIGKEPHKGVNPDEVVALGAAIQAGVLAGEVHDVLLLDVTPLSLGIETLGGVFTKLIERNTTIPTTKKQIFSTAADNQTTVEINVLQGERPMAADNVSLGKFQLTGIPPAPRGVPQIEVAFDIDVNGIVHVSAKDLGTGREQKITITSSSGVSREDIERMVKEAESHAEEDKRRREEAELRNEADSLVYTCEKTLKEHKDKISADQASKVERAKEDLRSALAGKDIAAIKARKDELLAALHEVTTTMYSRAQAGTGSAGDGAGGRDTTGAASGGPEGSSRAKSGGRDDVIDAEYKEVKDE
- a CDS encoding nucleotide exchange factor GrpE, whose protein sequence is MIGEPFETEGRKPDDATGGEEAARGCDTGENGAALEDLLRQETALKEKFLAGWQRAQADLENFKKRVAREQADLRDAVVESVVRDMLPALDSLERAVKHAKTSAADQSIAQGLDLVMGKFLEFLSRQGIRPIPAAGEQFDPMRHEAVLRVATVEAEEGTVLEEIQRGYASERRVVRPALVTVACRPALEGQEGAAAEIGTGPAEGDGQAGDAGQAGEGRDARVAGGDDDDAKGERA
- a CDS encoding TCP-1/cpn60 chaperonin family protein, with translation MSEQRTTNDTGGNERIAALLSNASALRAVASAVEGTIGPKGLDTMLVDRLGDVVVTNDGWTILERMEATHPAARMLINIARAQHEEIGDGTTTATIMASALVQAGLDMVADGVPVPRLIEGVRIGARAAIEALERSARPIQGLCDPWLVRVANTAGRGHEDIAALAVEAAKVVGLDNLLDPAFNLRDAIVAEEGARSEVFRGVIVRKARHSRHMPASVAPARILALDDALEPERVDEGALATERGIEKHFSLKEGFERNLRQLVECGINVILVSGGLADIAEDMLVDAGVVVVTRMSWRDLRRAAEHTGARLVKRSWIARSSSEMERVLGAAERVFEDERVSEVRIVGGRGRPMATMVVGASTSDVVEERERIAHDAVCAVQAAVRGGIVPGGGAAEIAAARSLASVRREVKGMAAYGVDCVLAALKRPLAQIVQNAGYNPLEKVEEAITAQAASGNDSLAVDCDTGAVADMLSLGVVDPAQVKLNALRAAAEVGEAVLRIDRIVKKREDQSGEAKEAGM
- the hrcA gene encoding heat-inducible transcriptional repressor HrcA, with the translated sequence MSFQHVMDARKRRILEAVTDDYIHTAEPVGSRTIARRYNLGVSPATIRNEMADLEESGYLEQPHTSSGRIPSEKGYRFYVDFIMKQRPVSEEERGRIRRALAEKRREINLIIEETARILAHLSRYAAFVLSPISKAGVFRRIEILPVDTRNVLVVLVTDPGFVRTHLIATGHPLTGAQLARIAEFLNSRLVNLPLSRIGTSLLREIKAELDEYNSFIDATMEAIAQSLEDNREEQVYADGQVNLLEQPEFQDVSKARTVLEFLAEEEALHGLLSGAVGATGVTVTIGREAGHPSMNSCSMVSAPYEVRGIPMGALGVVGPTRMHYSRVVALVEFVAENLGDVLTRILVM
- a CDS encoding stage II sporulation protein P produces the protein MRWVWGSRRWSWRIRRGARRSRSPFQSVRNPWGPALVYLAVLLVGLGMGVAGLLEVRTGSRRGGILPAFSGFLVEGERRLVREARAAVDFMAPYGLVETAIPMFARVRMTETRTSSGPMPARLLSLLLTLSAADLEDPRTFLSVGIPGYLPAARPSASTATSEPTGGSVSPTQSSAGEQPGRLDEGTTPEDPPGGVEAPLPQREPAPPAVVIPRPLPSDQSGSTRLRAQTRGWGSKPLVFIYHSHSSEAYRLTSGADHVWGSEEGVISVGAELAKALSEKYGIPVLHSRKIHDYPVWREAYINSHETVSSVLKEHPTIEMVFDVHRDAGTAGISASPTVEIDGQKAARVFIVVTTDRFGLPHPNWRENLAFAYYLNAKMDEMYPGLSRGINVRDDARWNQHVHSRAVILEIGCEQNTRQEAERAATLLADVVACVLEDIQR